A DNA window from Paenibacillus andongensis contains the following coding sequences:
- a CDS encoding ATP-binding protein has product MLYVILIVVLLVFVSVSNFIASRNMDNESDAIVHDSIPISNTTNSLLKDLINQETGIRGFELSGNEQYLEPYTSGKKQLEDDLNTIRKYDKKYPTLQLIMDTQAIPAINNLQKYFDTQLELVRAGKTEESKARIASGKTMMDRYRVVHMSIEKTIEQITSDAYTASLNAGKTSRTITMVGSIIALIAGGLSIFISYRAYHAEEEIRRSEETYRYMAESLETQNEEIMAQQEEQQITLAKLSERERDLELISSYQEKLTGYVKLKDFLKHTLPALLNSLSQDAALVVMERHAENSPSYEVIHSIGYPKEHINLHQRELFGPARRVFDEGIPIVHTRDVLGHEQGVHGGMTRAVDQYVPLMDDKQKVIGFLLLTSYQSSLFQENNQRLTKGLVRQFGLAFYAQVMNDERLKQAASLAELNDQLVTEKQFIEAQRDLIQNILESAHEGMMMCDSQGTILFSNHRMNRYFSLNERIGENLVDSSHEVAADSPSFIGVASSIEALIDGSLSNLTQRFSFEIEDQIQHAELYATVVSEDTEQQGYLFVFRDRTEEERIDEMKNEFISIVSHELRTPLASVLGFIEILLHRDLSQEKQKKYMETIYKEAHRLSNLINDFLDLQRMESGRQLYHFSPVNLLPTLQEIAEQWQDKHSHRIHIHQQEPELYVRADADRIRQVFDNLISNAIKYSPEADHIDIHLTVDQGKITIAIQDYGLGIPEEARDQMFSKFFRVDNSDRRQIGGTGLGLAIVKEIVEGHGGHISYTSEMGQGTIFRIEFDLYEISNMDGQIVIFEDDDNLAKLIQVALNKLGLPSMQLRSAEEGMIALNRCKGEGPVLFIVDIHLEGAKTGWDFIAELYRHPVHYQTPVIVSTALDPPHDYHEKEIEKYLKKPFTMERLVQVAKRLLDNKQSNAYVFPAQNKEKLSTTLQRNGIDVLEMKESMDMIEVEIKKPQSDA; this is encoded by the coding sequence ATGCTATACGTTATTTTAATCGTCGTTTTACTCGTATTTGTGAGTGTATCCAACTTTATCGCTTCTCGTAATATGGATAATGAAAGCGATGCGATCGTGCACGATTCCATTCCCATTTCTAACACAACGAACAGCTTGCTTAAAGATTTAATTAATCAAGAAACGGGTATCCGCGGATTTGAATTATCGGGCAATGAACAATATCTGGAGCCCTATACGTCGGGTAAAAAGCAGCTGGAGGATGATCTGAACACGATCCGCAAGTACGATAAGAAGTACCCCACTTTGCAGCTTATTATGGACACGCAAGCCATACCAGCCATTAATAATTTGCAGAAGTACTTCGACACGCAATTGGAGTTGGTCCGTGCTGGTAAAACGGAAGAATCGAAAGCTCGTATAGCGTCCGGTAAAACGATGATGGATCGCTACCGAGTTGTTCATATGAGCATCGAGAAGACCATAGAGCAAATCACGTCAGATGCCTATACAGCTTCCCTCAATGCCGGTAAAACCTCCCGTACGATTACAATGGTCGGCAGTATTATTGCCTTAATTGCAGGCGGTCTGTCTATTTTCATTTCTTACCGAGCCTATCATGCTGAAGAAGAGATTCGTAGAAGCGAGGAAACGTACCGCTACATGGCGGAAAGCTTGGAGACCCAGAATGAAGAGATTATGGCCCAGCAGGAAGAGCAGCAGATTACGCTCGCGAAGCTATCCGAACGAGAAAGGGATTTGGAACTCATCTCATCCTATCAGGAAAAGCTTACAGGTTATGTGAAGTTGAAAGATTTCTTGAAACATACGCTGCCTGCACTGCTCAATTCGTTGTCTCAGGATGCCGCTTTGGTCGTCATGGAACGTCACGCAGAGAACTCTCCTTCTTATGAAGTCATTCATTCCATTGGTTATCCGAAAGAACATATTAATTTGCATCAGAGAGAGCTTTTTGGACCTGCTAGACGTGTTTTCGATGAAGGGATACCTATTGTTCATACTCGAGATGTATTAGGTCATGAACAAGGTGTCCACGGCGGAATGACACGAGCTGTCGATCAATATGTCCCTCTCATGGACGATAAACAGAAGGTCATTGGCTTCTTGCTGTTAACAAGCTATCAAAGCTCCCTCTTTCAAGAAAATAACCAACGATTGACCAAAGGATTAGTTCGTCAGTTCGGACTCGCCTTCTACGCGCAGGTTATGAACGACGAGAGGCTTAAGCAAGCGGCCAGCTTAGCAGAGCTGAATGATCAATTGGTAACAGAGAAGCAGTTCATTGAAGCGCAGCGCGATCTGATTCAAAATATTTTGGAATCCGCACATGAGGGCATGATGATGTGTGATTCGCAAGGTACCATCCTTTTCTCCAATCATCGAATGAACCGGTATTTCAGTTTAAATGAACGTATAGGTGAGAACCTGGTTGATAGCAGTCACGAAGTAGCTGCCGATTCTCCGAGCTTTATAGGCGTCGCTTCCTCCATTGAAGCGTTGATTGATGGCTCTTTGTCAAATCTAACCCAACGTTTTAGCTTCGAAATCGAGGATCAGATCCAGCATGCGGAGCTGTATGCGACCGTAGTCAGTGAAGATACCGAACAACAAGGCTACTTATTCGTATTCCGTGATCGCACCGAAGAAGAACGTATTGATGAAATGAAGAATGAATTCATTAGTATTGTTTCTCACGAGTTGCGAACTCCTCTTGCCAGCGTGCTTGGTTTTATAGAGATCTTGCTGCATCGGGATCTTTCACAAGAGAAACAAAAGAAATACATGGAAACTATTTATAAAGAAGCGCATCGCTTATCGAATTTAATTAACGATTTCCTTGATTTGCAGCGGATGGAGTCAGGTCGACAGCTTTATCATTTCTCTCCTGTCAATCTGCTGCCTACCTTGCAAGAGATCGCCGAGCAGTGGCAGGACAAACATAGCCATCGTATTCACATTCATCAGCAAGAACCAGAACTATATGTGAGAGCCGATGCAGATCGTATTCGTCAAGTCTTCGACAACCTGATCAGCAATGCGATTAAGTACTCGCCAGAAGCCGATCACATTGATATCCACTTAACTGTCGATCAAGGTAAAATCACCATAGCGATTCAAGATTACGGTCTCGGTATCCCAGAGGAAGCTCGTGACCAAATGTTCTCCAAATTCTTTCGTGTCGATAACTCGGACAGACGTCAAATCGGCGGTACCGGCTTAGGTCTCGCTATTGTGAAAGAGATTGTTGAAGGACATGGCGGACATATCTCCTACACATCCGAAATGGGGCAAGGTACGATATTCCGAATTGAGTTCGATCTATACGAGATTTCAAATATGGATGGTCAAATTGTTATTTTCGAAGATGACGATAATCTAGCCAAATTAATTCAAGTTGCGCTGAACAAGTTGGGTCTCCCCTCCATGCAGCTTCGTTCGGCCGAAGAGGGCATGATCGCGCTTAATCGCTGTAAAGGCGAGGGACCGGTACTGTTCATCGTCGATATTCATCTGGAGGGCGCCAAGACCGGTTGGGATTTCATCGCTGAATTATACCGTCATCCAGTGCACTATCAGACGCCCGTTATCGTTTCAACAGCACTCGATCCGCCACATGACTATCATGAGAAAGAGATTGAGAAATATCTTAAAAAGCCGTTCACAATGGAACGTCTCGTTCAAGTGGCGAAGCGTCTACTCGATAATAAGCAAAGTAATGCGTACGTCTTCCCTGCCCAAAATAAAGAGAAGCTCTCGACCACCCTTCAACGCAACGGCATCGACGTGCTTGAAATGAAAGAGAGCATGGATATGATCGAGGTCGAAATCAAAAAGCCGCAATCGGATGCATAA
- a CDS encoding EAL domain-containing protein — MQVKDSRIPPLHEVRPFFQPILSLQSQEIIGYETLGRRIREGSVESLGSFFKNPDIPEDMQLHIDRHLRERAIEQLVSAQDESSLFINLKPSWIYQTYKRTGVLPTIELLRKYQINPARIVIEITEEEFTGKLHELTQIVELYREFGCTIAIDDVGSGFSNFDRIASLQPKILKIDLNILKKSATHAGYKALMQSFSILAAQMGASLLVEGIETKQELRSALQIGARYVQGYLFSKAEPQLQRKDAFKTMLKEEMKLFGQDELGRYSRLLTIHQSLVLLIHSSVCISTAEDADRVIENIISNVSENCIRMYICREDGCQISSNYSRKDEAWTKDESYRGANWTWRPYFISNIMMMNLQKQGILSQAYTDLDTSHEIQTYSCALGEGFYLFGDLMI; from the coding sequence GTGCAGGTAAAAGACAGCAGGATTCCGCCACTACACGAAGTACGTCCATTCTTCCAACCGATACTTTCACTTCAGAGCCAAGAAATCATCGGCTACGAAACACTGGGAAGACGAATTCGGGAGGGTAGTGTCGAAAGTTTGGGGTCTTTTTTCAAAAATCCTGACATTCCCGAAGACATGCAGCTTCATATTGATCGGCATTTGAGAGAGCGGGCGATCGAACAGCTAGTTTCGGCTCAAGATGAAAGTTCCTTATTCATCAACTTAAAACCTTCATGGATCTATCAAACCTATAAGCGCACAGGCGTGCTGCCAACAATCGAGCTATTAAGGAAATACCAAATAAATCCAGCACGTATCGTGATCGAAATAACCGAAGAGGAATTCACAGGGAAGCTTCATGAGCTGACACAAATTGTAGAATTATATCGAGAATTCGGCTGTACAATTGCCATTGACGATGTGGGCAGCGGATTTAGCAACTTCGACCGAATCGCCAGTCTGCAACCAAAGATATTGAAAATCGATCTTAATATTTTAAAAAAAAGCGCCACCCACGCCGGCTACAAGGCGCTGATGCAATCCTTTTCCATTCTAGCGGCTCAAATGGGTGCCTCCCTGCTCGTCGAAGGAATAGAAACGAAGCAAGAATTACGCAGTGCTCTTCAAATCGGAGCAAGGTATGTCCAAGGCTATCTCTTCTCTAAAGCTGAACCGCAGTTGCAGCGCAAGGATGCCTTCAAAACTATGCTAAAAGAAGAAATGAAACTCTTTGGTCAAGATGAACTTGGGCGCTATAGCCGCCTTTTGACCATTCATCAAAGCCTAGTTTTACTTATCCATTCTTCCGTCTGTATATCAACCGCTGAAGATGCAGATCGTGTCATCGAAAATATCATTAGCAACGTGTCAGAAAATTGTATACGTATGTACATATGTCGCGAGGACGGCTGCCAAATCTCGTCCAACTACAGCCGCAAAGACGAAGCATGGACCAAAGATGAGAGCTATCGCGGGGCAAACTGGACATGGAGACCCTATTTCATCTCCAACATCATGATGATGAACCTGCAAAAGCAAGGGATCCTATCCCAAGCATACACAGACTTAGACACCTCGCATGAGATTCAGACTTATTCCTGTGCATTGGGAGAGGGTTTTTATTTGTTTGGAGATTTGATGATTTGA
- a CDS encoding YxlC family protein: MESEDPKKREDGNKNQDDDQRYKCSDVYRGLEGTDEMTEQQLQEGLQRLEELFPAFTPSPSWFDQQIVETQNKQRSKLWRDLLLLWIAALLLLSLLYAMMNAQPVVFITFQVLAVVAPLVWLLVRKQEEHHYE, from the coding sequence ATGGAATCGGAAGATCCGAAGAAAAGAGAAGACGGGAACAAGAACCAGGATGATGACCAACGCTATAAATGCAGTGACGTCTATCGAGGACTAGAGGGTACGGATGAAATGACGGAACAACAGCTGCAAGAGGGGCTTCAACGGCTCGAAGAGCTCTTTCCGGCTTTCACGCCAAGCCCCTCTTGGTTCGATCAGCAAATCGTTGAAACGCAAAACAAACAGCGTTCAAAGCTCTGGAGAGACTTGCTCCTATTGTGGATAGCCGCCCTGCTGCTGCTCTCGCTCTTATATGCAATGATGAATGCGCAGCCTGTTGTTTTCATCACTTTTCAAGTTCTCGCTGTTGTAGCGCCGCTGGTCTGGCTACTCGTTCGCAAACAGGAGGAACACCATTATGAATGA
- the pyrH gene encoding UMP kinase: MRYKRVLIKLSGGAVAGDSEFGFDPTQLNHIANEIMTVVNLGVEVCIVIGGGNIFRGNMGESWGIEKAEADNIGTLATVINSLMLRGVLKAKSEAEVRVMTAIPLSSVAEPFIRLRAIHHLEKGYIVIFAGGNGQPFVTTDYPSVQRAIEVNCEAILVAKQGVDGVFDKDPKHHKEALQYKSLHYNDVIQNDLKVMDQSAFILARDYQIPMHVFNFDKPGSMKEICEGQNTGTIISGSSELIFH, encoded by the coding sequence ATGCGGTACAAGAGGGTCCTAATTAAACTTAGTGGCGGGGCTGTAGCTGGAGATAGTGAGTTTGGCTTCGATCCAACGCAGCTTAATCACATTGCCAATGAGATTATGACCGTTGTTAATCTAGGTGTGGAAGTGTGCATCGTGATAGGCGGAGGCAATATTTTTCGCGGGAATATGGGCGAGAGCTGGGGAATCGAGAAGGCAGAGGCTGATAATATCGGGACGCTGGCTACCGTCATCAACAGCTTGATGCTGCGCGGTGTTCTCAAAGCGAAGAGCGAAGCTGAAGTGCGCGTCATGACAGCCATTCCGCTCTCTTCTGTGGCGGAGCCTTTTATCCGGCTGAGAGCCATTCATCACTTGGAAAAAGGGTACATCGTTATCTTCGCAGGCGGCAATGGACAGCCTTTCGTCACCACCGACTATCCATCGGTCCAAAGAGCCATAGAAGTCAACTGTGAGGCGATTCTCGTCGCGAAGCAGGGGGTTGACGGTGTTTTCGATAAAGATCCGAAGCACCATAAGGAAGCTCTTCAGTACAAATCACTCCATTATAACGACGTTATCCAAAATGATCTCAAGGTCATGGATCAGTCCGCCTTCATTCTAGCGCGTGATTATCAAATCCCCATGCACGTTTTCAACTTTGATAAGCCTGGCTCTATGAAAGAGATTTGTGAAGGCCAGAATACTGGTACGATCATCAGCGGTTCATCCGAACTCATTTTTCATTAG
- the sigY gene encoding RNA polymerase sigma factor SigY: protein MFIHLEEHELIRQAIQGDKTALSQLLQQHYAFVYKYLLKITLNPPLAEDITQETMIRCIEKIKLYNGKSKFSSWLITIATHLFIDQGRRRKREQHWQEQEQQQSLRQMQWQAGHQHEAWPDVLNALAELPQESRIPVILKHYYSYTYEEIGQMLSIAEGTAKSRVHHGIKQLRKELA, encoded by the coding sequence ATGTTCATTCACTTGGAAGAGCACGAATTAATTCGTCAGGCTATACAGGGAGACAAAACTGCTCTGTCCCAGCTGCTGCAGCAGCACTATGCTTTTGTTTACAAGTATCTGCTGAAAATAACGCTTAATCCACCGTTGGCTGAGGATATTACGCAAGAAACCATGATCCGATGTATCGAAAAAATAAAGCTGTACAACGGGAAGTCCAAATTCTCATCTTGGCTCATAACCATCGCCACTCACTTGTTCATTGATCAAGGAAGACGGCGCAAACGCGAGCAGCATTGGCAGGAGCAAGAACAGCAGCAATCCTTACGTCAGATGCAGTGGCAGGCCGGGCATCAACATGAGGCTTGGCCTGATGTGCTGAATGCCCTGGCAGAGCTGCCCCAGGAGAGCCGCATCCCGGTTATTCTCAAGCATTACTATAGCTATACGTATGAGGAAATTGGGCAGATGCTCTCCATTGCGGAGGGTACTGCGAAATCGAGAGTGCATCATGGAATAAAGCAATTACGAAAGGAGCTGGCGTAG
- a CDS encoding GNAT family N-acetyltransferase — MKQGILPRAGLSPQELEEVRKLWEVCNSHDHIEIKLNWSTLSDRPSGVTNDFLFYQNDRIVGFLAIYCFMSTEVEISGMVHPEARRQGIFNQLVQHAIAECRRREVPKLIFINERGSESGKAFLTNLGATYSFSEYVMELQEQAELTPQALDLADRIAIRLADAQDTELLVKLNMTGFGMSESDTREYVTQTITGDKERTWIAELGEQREPIGKIGAMVEADASGFIYGFCVVPEFRAKGYGRRILSQTITELKQQDRASFIKLEVSAQNEKALGLYESCGFKTKNANDYYVLLLS; from the coding sequence TTGAAACAAGGCATATTACCAAGAGCAGGGCTGTCACCGCAAGAGCTGGAGGAAGTTCGGAAGCTTTGGGAGGTTTGTAATAGCCATGATCATATTGAGATTAAACTGAATTGGAGCACACTATCGGACCGTCCGTCTGGCGTGACGAATGACTTTCTATTTTACCAAAATGACCGAATTGTCGGTTTTTTGGCCATATATTGCTTTATGTCTACGGAAGTAGAGATTAGCGGGATGGTGCATCCTGAGGCGCGGCGCCAAGGTATTTTTAATCAATTGGTTCAACATGCGATAGCCGAGTGTCGGCGAAGGGAAGTTCCGAAGCTGATTTTTATTAATGAGCGCGGGTCGGAGAGCGGCAAAGCTTTCCTAACGAATCTGGGTGCAACATACAGTTTTTCTGAATATGTCATGGAGCTACAAGAGCAAGCGGAATTGACTCCGCAAGCTTTAGATTTAGCTGATCGTATTGCCATTCGTTTGGCGGATGCACAGGATACGGAACTGCTGGTTAAGCTCAATATGACAGGGTTCGGCATGTCGGAGAGCGACACAAGAGAGTATGTTACCCAAACCATTACCGGCGATAAAGAGCGGACGTGGATAGCTGAGCTTGGCGAGCAGAGAGAGCCTATTGGGAAGATTGGGGCCATGGTTGAAGCGGATGCGAGTGGATTTATTTATGGCTTTTGTGTAGTGCCGGAGTTTCGGGCCAAAGGTTATGGGCGGCGAATTCTGAGCCAAACGATTACGGAATTAAAGCAACAGGATCGTGCTAGTTTCATTAAGCTTGAAGTCTCTGCCCAGAACGAGAAAGCGCTAGGCTTATACGAATCATGCGGCTTTAAAACGAAGAATGCGAATGACTATTACGTACTTTTACTTAGCTAA
- a CDS encoding DEAD/DEAH box helicase, producing MDSMIETSALTVHVSSIPNGSLFLWGTRENGGIWDALDLKNMLFAWHRASFFGTFMEPSEWQNREGIELLPLDALDYFSDPQPVQHLQLSWHKDCADLMRLAPAVREALASGRFMPDYEKWKAGEIGWKLQLPEELQALESPAVSRWIHALIPEWVDADGLMKDNLRKLEAAHPLMRRGEIGADLWLDEEDWLVAIGWRQDRSPMRTCLQLVEPDLAHGAGWQLRVLLQDRLAPEVLRTVTPSGEPVVGELPLPEAWLPELGRVERDAAKWVRILPWLDAGEGAGLRQTLTEEEAWRFLAEGSVRLVEAGTSVFLPAWWERIRKMKPKLRAKIKSSVGSGRETMFGLTQLMQFDWKLAVGDLELTEEEFRQLLEEKRKLIQIRGNWIQLDPLFMAQVEQIMKQVQKKQGLSFRDVLELHFAGDAGGLLPAEDDPDSVRYIEMEVELNEQLRHMVDQLTQAESIPTIQPPPSFQGSLRHYQVDGISWLLFLRRFGLGGCLADDMGLGKTIQWITYLLTVKENEQPETPSLLVCPTSVLGNWQMELKRFAPSLKVHLHYGPQRLKGPAFKEEVVGKVDLVLTSYTLSHLDEVELGSIAWNSICLDEAQNIKNAYTKQASAIRRLDGYHRIALTGTPIENRLTELWSIFDFANPGYLGTVREFTHRYVNAIEKTRDSETIGKVQKLIRPFLLRREKKDPAIQLDLPEKNESKTFISLTAEQGSLYENYIQDMFDRLDKLSAMERRGLILAALTKLKQVCNHPALLLKEGIHAPWSGRSNKLERLLEMVQELRQEGDKCLIFTQFVETGNLLQHVLQQELGEKVLFLHGGTPKNGRDEMIAHFQDISQPASEQRNVFILSLKAGGIGLNLTAANHVFHYDRWWNPAVENQATDRAFRIGQTRHVQVHKFVTLGTLEERIDEMIERKLGLSQQIVGSGENWITELSTDELRDLFSLRREWVEA from the coding sequence ATGGATTCGATGATCGAAACCAGCGCGCTGACAGTTCACGTTAGCTCCATACCTAATGGTTCTTTGTTTCTATGGGGGACCCGCGAGAACGGCGGCATTTGGGATGCTCTTGATTTGAAAAATATGCTGTTTGCCTGGCATCGCGCCTCTTTTTTCGGCACGTTCATGGAGCCCAGCGAGTGGCAAAATCGGGAGGGCATTGAGCTGCTGCCGCTCGATGCGCTCGATTATTTCAGCGATCCGCAGCCTGTGCAGCATCTACAGCTTAGCTGGCACAAGGACTGTGCGGATTTGATGCGTCTTGCTCCGGCTGTTCGAGAGGCTTTGGCGTCCGGTCGTTTCATGCCGGATTATGAAAAGTGGAAAGCCGGCGAGATTGGTTGGAAGCTGCAGCTTCCAGAAGAACTGCAAGCCTTGGAATCCCCAGCCGTTTCACGCTGGATTCATGCGCTGATTCCCGAGTGGGTAGACGCCGACGGCCTCATGAAAGACAATCTGCGCAAGCTCGAAGCGGCGCATCCGTTGATGCGCCGCGGTGAGATCGGCGCGGATCTATGGCTCGACGAGGAAGATTGGCTCGTCGCTATTGGTTGGCGCCAAGACCGGTCGCCGATGCGTACCTGTCTGCAGCTCGTGGAGCCGGACCTGGCGCATGGCGCGGGCTGGCAGCTGCGCGTGCTGCTGCAGGACCGGCTTGCGCCGGAGGTGCTGCGCACGGTGACGCCCAGCGGCGAGCCGGTCGTGGGTGAGCTGCCGCTGCCGGAGGCGTGGCTGCCAGAGCTTGGCCGCGTAGAGCGTGACGCGGCGAAGTGGGTACGCATCCTGCCGTGGCTGGATGCGGGTGAGGGTGCTGGGCTCCGTCAGACGTTGACGGAGGAAGAGGCTTGGCGCTTCCTCGCAGAGGGAAGCGTGCGGCTTGTTGAGGCAGGAACGAGTGTGTTCCTGCCGGCCTGGTGGGAGCGCATCCGCAAGATGAAGCCGAAGCTGCGCGCGAAGATCAAGTCTTCCGTCGGTTCTGGGCGGGAGACGATGTTCGGGCTGACCCAGCTGATGCAGTTCGACTGGAAGCTGGCTGTTGGGGATCTGGAGCTGACGGAAGAGGAATTCCGGCAGCTTCTGGAGGAGAAGCGCAAGCTGATCCAGATTCGCGGCAACTGGATTCAGCTCGACCCGCTGTTCATGGCGCAGGTCGAGCAGATTATGAAGCAGGTGCAGAAGAAGCAGGGCCTCTCCTTCCGCGATGTGCTGGAGCTTCACTTCGCGGGCGATGCCGGCGGGCTATTGCCGGCTGAGGATGACCCAGATAGCGTGCGCTACATCGAGATGGAGGTAGAGCTGAACGAACAGCTACGCCACATGGTCGATCAACTCACGCAGGCGGAGTCGATTCCGACGATACAGCCTCCGCCCAGCTTTCAAGGATCTTTGCGCCACTATCAAGTCGACGGTATCTCTTGGCTGTTGTTCCTGCGCCGTTTCGGCCTAGGCGGCTGTTTGGCCGATGACATGGGGCTCGGGAAAACGATCCAGTGGATCACGTATCTGCTCACCGTCAAAGAGAACGAGCAGCCCGAAACGCCTTCCCTCCTGGTATGCCCGACGTCCGTACTTGGGAACTGGCAGATGGAGCTTAAGCGTTTTGCGCCGTCACTGAAGGTTCATCTTCACTATGGTCCTCAACGTTTAAAGGGACCTGCTTTTAAAGAAGAAGTCGTGGGCAAGGTCGATTTAGTTTTGACATCTTATACGCTTTCCCATCTGGATGAGGTTGAGCTAGGCTCTATTGCTTGGAACTCCATCTGTTTGGACGAAGCCCAAAATATAAAAAATGCTTACACGAAGCAAGCTTCCGCGATTCGCCGACTCGATGGTTACCATCGCATTGCGTTAACGGGAACACCGATTGAGAATCGGCTTACGGAGCTGTGGTCGATCTTTGATTTTGCGAACCCAGGCTATCTCGGCACGGTGCGTGAATTCACACACCGCTATGTGAATGCCATCGAGAAGACGCGCGATAGTGAGACGATCGGCAAGGTGCAGAAGCTGATCCGCCCTTTCCTGCTGCGCCGCGAGAAGAAAGATCCCGCGATTCAGCTGGATCTGCCGGAGAAGAACGAGTCGAAGACGTTCATTTCGCTTACTGCCGAGCAAGGCTCGCTGTATGAGAACTACATCCAAGACATGTTCGATCGTCTGGATAAGCTCTCCGCCATGGAGCGGCGTGGTCTCATTCTCGCCGCTTTGACGAAGCTGAAGCAGGTGTGTAATCACCCTGCTTTGCTGCTCAAAGAAGGCATCCACGCGCCGTGGAGCGGACGCTCCAACAAGCTGGAGCGCCTGCTCGAGATGGTGCAGGAGCTGCGCCAAGAGGGCGACAAATGCTTGATTTTTACGCAGTTTGTGGAGACAGGCAACCTGCTCCAGCATGTGCTGCAGCAGGAGCTTGGCGAGAAAGTGTTGTTCCTGCACGGCGGAACACCGAAAAATGGGCGCGATGAGATGATCGCGCACTTCCAAGACATTAGCCAGCCGGCTAGCGAGCAGCGAAATGTGTTCATTCTTTCGCTGAAGGCCGGCGGCATCGGGCTCAACCTGACGGCGGCGAATCATGTGTTCCACTACGATCGCTGGTGGAACCCCGCCGTCGAGAATCAAGCGACGGATCGCGCCTTCCGTATCGGCCAGACGCGCCATGTGCAGGTGCACAAGTTCGTGACGCTGGGCACGCTTGAGGAGCGCATCGATGAGATGATCGAGCGCAAGCTCGGCCTCAGCCAACAGATCGTTGGCTCCGGTGAGAACTGGATCACCGAGCTGTCGACCGACGAGCTGCGCGATCTGTTCTCGCTGCGCCGCGAGTGGGTGGAGGCTTAG
- a CDS encoding MFS transporter → MAKLESAPNKVQARKVWTLFFSLPIFAWAMYDFANTIFSSNIVTVFYPFYLKETLGKSEELNQIASTFITYSNAISSFFLVLLSPLFGVWIDRTGKKKAYLVPFTLIAIVATLLMGASALWHTDQSWMGLNTSLLGVIFFFMVAKFFYNSSLIFYDSMISDLGNAREIPVISGVGVAVGYVGTLVGLVVFPLINGNHFENTFIPSALMFLIFSLPIMFFYKEKPQKPVSEKKSLLSGYREIWDTFKEARKYRAAFLFMIAYFFFNDAIATAIAVMAIYANTVMGFTTGQFILLYLVSTVSSIIGSFLFGYVTRSIGPKRAVTIVAFILIIAISLAAFATSQSVFWVAGSLYGVSMGAMWVTSRTLIVELTPEEKRGQFFGLFAFSGKVSSIVGPALYGSITWALASSGNLASRVALGSLLILVVIGLLVHMRVPQKLHSSS, encoded by the coding sequence TTGGCAAAGCTTGAATCCGCTCCCAACAAGGTGCAAGCACGTAAAGTCTGGACCCTGTTCTTCTCCTTACCGATATTCGCTTGGGCGATGTACGATTTCGCGAATACGATTTTTTCCTCCAATATCGTGACTGTGTTTTATCCATTTTATTTAAAAGAAACGTTAGGCAAAAGCGAGGAATTGAATCAGATTGCCAGTACTTTCATTACTTACTCCAATGCGATATCCAGCTTTTTCCTCGTGTTGTTGTCCCCCTTATTCGGGGTATGGATTGACCGGACGGGTAAAAAGAAGGCTTACCTCGTCCCCTTCACACTTATTGCTATCGTGGCAACTCTGCTCATGGGCGCTTCGGCCCTTTGGCACACAGACCAGTCGTGGATGGGACTCAACACCTCCTTACTTGGCGTAATTTTCTTTTTTATGGTCGCCAAATTCTTTTACAATTCAAGCTTAATCTTCTACGATTCAATGATTTCGGATCTGGGTAATGCTCGTGAAATTCCCGTCATTTCCGGCGTTGGCGTAGCGGTTGGTTATGTCGGCACATTAGTTGGACTTGTCGTGTTCCCATTGATCAATGGCAATCATTTTGAAAATACGTTCATCCCTAGTGCGCTTATGTTCCTGATCTTCTCTTTACCTATTATGTTTTTTTACAAAGAGAAGCCCCAGAAGCCCGTCAGTGAGAAAAAGTCGCTCCTCAGCGGGTACCGTGAGATTTGGGATACGTTCAAAGAAGCAAGAAAGTACCGAGCTGCCTTCTTGTTCATGATCGCCTACTTCTTCTTTAACGATGCGATTGCCACGGCCATTGCCGTGATGGCCATTTATGCGAATACCGTTATGGGTTTCACCACAGGGCAATTCATCCTGCTCTACCTCGTTTCAACGGTATCGAGCATCATCGGTTCGTTCCTTTTCGGCTATGTGACCAGAAGTATCGGCCCCAAAAGAGCCGTGACCATCGTCGCCTTCATCCTTATTATTGCGATCTCCTTAGCGGCATTTGCAACTAGTCAGAGCGTATTCTGGGTTGCCGGCAGCTTGTATGGCGTATCGATGGGCGCAATGTGGGTCACATCCCGGACACTGATTGTTGAGCTAACGCCGGAAGAGAAACGCGGTCAATTCTTCGGATTGTTCGCCTTCTCGGGAAAAGTATCCTCAATCGTCGGTCCCGCTCTTTATGGATCAATTACCTGGGCGCTAGCGTCATCTGGCAACCTAGCTAGCCGCGTAGCCTTAGGCTCTCTCTTGATTCTTGTCGTGATTGGTCTGCTGGTTCATATGCGTGTGCCGCAGAAATTGCATTCCTCCTCTTGA